From Phycodurus eques isolate BA_2022a chromosome 1, UOR_Pequ_1.1, whole genome shotgun sequence, one genomic window encodes:
- the pkig gene encoding cAMP-dependent protein kinase inhibitor gamma codes for MMDVETSYSDFINCDRTGRRNAVPDIAGEGKGEASTSDVTKDLAEMDLKDAGEPESSPAPEAEGSTSQDAQGGGGPS; via the exons ATGATGGACGTGGAGACGTCGTACTCGGACTTCATCAACTGTGATCGTACTGGCCGCAGGAACGCGGTGCCCGACATCGCAGGTGAGGGCAAAGGGGAGGCCAGCACCAGTGACGTCACCAAAGACTTGGCAGAGATGGACTTAAAGGATGCAG GAGAGCCCGAGTCTTCTCCGGCCCCTGAGGCCGAGGGCTCCACCAGTCAAGATGCCCAGGGAGGCGGAGGTCCATCCTAA